From Thalassococcus sp. S3, one genomic window encodes:
- a CDS encoding DMT family transporter: protein MTRSAATAIGFGAVLLWSLLALLTVGSTPTPPLLLNAICFSIGGLIGLVWTARSGGLSQLRHIPLRIYLFGTLGLFGYHALYFSALRLAPAAEAGLIAYLWPLLIVLFSSLLPGERLRMGHITGALLGFLGAALIVTGGQAGFEREAVTGYVMAFLCALTWSGYSVLSRRLGQTPTASVSVFCLATAILSGLLHLAIEDTVWPATTTGWFAVLVLGAGPVGLAFYIWDIGVKRGDIQLLGTSSYAAPLLSTLILVAFGIATPSWILAASALLITGGAGIAARASLTS, encoded by the coding sequence ATGACCCGTTCTGCTGCCACGGCGATCGGGTTTGGCGCCGTTCTACTCTGGTCTCTTCTGGCGCTTCTGACCGTAGGGTCAACGCCAACGCCCCCGCTGCTGCTGAACGCGATCTGTTTCTCCATTGGCGGCCTTATCGGATTGGTTTGGACCGCGCGGAGCGGCGGGCTTTCTCAACTCAGGCATATCCCGCTGCGCATCTATCTCTTCGGCACGCTTGGTCTATTCGGCTATCATGCGCTTTACTTTTCGGCGTTGCGGCTCGCCCCCGCGGCAGAGGCGGGTTTGATTGCTTATCTTTGGCCCCTGCTGATCGTCCTCTTTTCCAGCTTACTGCCGGGAGAGAGGCTGCGCATGGGTCATATCACCGGCGCCCTTCTTGGGTTCCTCGGCGCGGCGCTCATTGTCACCGGCGGTCAGGCCGGGTTCGAACGAGAGGCCGTGACAGGCTATGTGATGGCGTTTCTGTGTGCGCTGACATGGTCCGGCTATTCGGTGTTGTCCCGGCGCCTTGGGCAAACGCCAACCGCTTCCGTATCCGTTTTCTGCCTCGCCACGGCGATACTATCCGGCCTTCTGCATCTCGCCATAGAGGACACCGTCTGGCCAGCCACCACGACAGGGTGGTTTGCAGTGCTCGTCCTTGGCGCAGGTCCCGTTGGGCTGGCGTTTTACATCTGGGACATTGGGGTGAAACGCGGAGATATCCAATTGCTCGGCACAAGCTCCTATGCCGCGCCGCTTCTCTCTACGTTGATACTGGTTGCGTTCGGCATTGCCACGCCGTCATGGATTTTGGCGGCATCTGCCTTGCTGATCACCGGCGGCGCAGGGATCGCTGCCCGCGCCAGCCTGACATCATAA
- a CDS encoding transcriptional regulator GcvA, producing the protein MPDRLPPLTALRAFDAAARNMSFSKAAAELNVTPAALSFQIKSLEEHLGHPLFRRLNRAVELTEAGRALAPGAADGFRALTSAWRATKRVHDDSTLTVTAGPAFTAKWMAPRLYQFAQAHPEVELRFSASLRIMDFHRDEIDVAIRFGYPQDEDLYSLPLAYEWVTPVMSPELAMAYPTPASLQEAPLIFDESIKFLNPPCDWPTWFRAAGIDFAPTHGARFSQADHAVDAALAGVGVVLGRRALVVKDLYEGRLIAPYKLALSTKAHFRFLCPKGAENRPHIKAFRDWIIAEIDKTASVSKQLQIIPVEDVPSR; encoded by the coding sequence ATGCCGGATCGACTTCCCCCGCTGACCGCGCTCCGCGCTTTTGATGCCGCCGCGAGAAACATGTCGTTCTCAAAGGCAGCAGCGGAGTTGAACGTGACCCCCGCCGCGCTGTCCTTTCAAATCAAGTCGCTTGAAGAGCATCTGGGCCATCCGCTGTTTCGGCGGCTGAACCGGGCCGTTGAGCTGACCGAAGCAGGGCGCGCCCTGGCACCCGGCGCCGCGGACGGCTTTCGCGCATTGACCTCGGCATGGCGGGCCACCAAGCGGGTGCATGACGACAGTACGTTAACAGTGACGGCCGGTCCTGCCTTCACTGCCAAATGGATGGCGCCCCGTCTCTACCAGTTTGCGCAAGCGCATCCCGAAGTTGAATTGCGCTTTTCCGCGAGCCTCAGGATCATGGACTTCCATCGGGACGAGATCGATGTCGCGATCCGGTTCGGCTATCCTCAGGACGAGGATCTTTATTCATTGCCACTGGCTTACGAATGGGTCACCCCCGTCATGAGCCCCGAGCTGGCGATGGCCTATCCGACACCGGCCTCCCTGCAAGAGGCGCCGCTTATCTTTGACGAATCCATCAAGTTTCTGAACCCGCCCTGTGATTGGCCAACTTGGTTTCGGGCCGCGGGTATCGATTTCGCGCCAACCCATGGCGCGCGCTTCTCTCAGGCAGATCACGCGGTCGACGCGGCCCTTGCCGGTGTTGGCGTAGTGCTCGGACGCCGCGCTTTGGTTGTGAAGGATCTCTATGAAGGGCGCCTTATCGCCCCCTACAAGCTTGCCCTCAGCACAAAGGCGCATTTCAGGTTTCTCTGCCCAAAGGGCGCCGAGAACCGGCCTCACATCAAAGCCTTCCGCGACTGGATTATTGCCGAGATCGACAAGACCGCATCGGTCTCGAAACAGCTCCAGATCATCCCAGTCGAGGATGTTCCGTCTCGATGA
- the phbB gene encoding acetoacetyl-CoA reductase, with protein sequence MSRVALVTGGSRGIGAAISLALKEAGYTVAATYAGNDEAAAKFTEETGIKTYKWNVADYDECKAGIEKVEAEVGPVDVLVNNAGITRDAPFHRMTPDQWHDVINTNLTGVFNMTHPIWPGMRERKFGRVIIISSINGQKGQFAQVNYAASKAGDLGIVKSLAQEGARAGITANAICPGYIATDMVMAVPEKVREGIIAQIPTGRLGEPEEIARCVVFLASDDASFINGSTISANGAQFFV encoded by the coding sequence ATGTCCCGCGTCGCTCTCGTCACCGGTGGATCCCGAGGTATCGGTGCCGCCATCTCCCTCGCACTCAAGGAAGCGGGCTACACCGTTGCGGCCACCTATGCCGGCAATGATGAAGCCGCAGCGAAATTCACCGAAGAAACAGGCATCAAGACATATAAATGGAACGTCGCCGACTACGACGAGTGCAAGGCCGGGATCGAAAAGGTCGAAGCCGAGGTCGGACCCGTTGACGTACTCGTCAACAATGCAGGGATCACCCGCGACGCACCGTTCCACCGCATGACGCCGGATCAATGGCACGATGTGATCAACACCAACCTGACCGGCGTCTTCAACATGACACATCCGATCTGGCCTGGCATGCGCGAGCGCAAGTTCGGTCGCGTGATCATCATTTCGTCGATCAACGGCCAGAAAGGCCAATTCGCGCAAGTCAACTATGCCGCGTCAAAGGCCGGAGATCTTGGGATCGTGAAATCGCTCGCCCAGGAAGGCGCGCGGGCGGGTATCACCGCGAATGCGATCTGCCCCGGATATATCGCAACCGACATGGTGATGGCCGTTCCTGAAAAGGTGAGGGAAGGCATCATCGCGCAAATCCCAACCGGACGCCTGGGTGAGCCCGAAGAGATTGCGCGCTGTGTGGTCTTCCTGGCCTCGGACGATGCGAGCTTTATTAACGGTTCGACAATCTCGGCGAACGGCGCGCAGTTCTTCGTCTGA
- a CDS encoding acetyl-CoA C-acetyltransferase yields the protein MTNVVIASAARTAVGSFGGSFANTPAHDLGAAVLDAVVERAGIDKADVSETILGQVLTAAQGQNPARQAHINAGLPKESAAWSINQVCGSGLRAVALGAQHIQLGDADIVAAGGQENMTLSPHAAPLRAGHKMGDMKYIDTMIRDGLWDAFNGYHMGQTAENVAEQWQISRDAQDSFAVSSQNKAEAAQKAGKFQDEIVPFTIKTRKGDIVMESDEYIRHGANMEAMAKLRPAFTKEGSVTAANASGLNDGAAATLLMTADNAEKRGIEPLARIASYATVGLDPSIMGVGPIYASRKALEKAGWKPEDLDLVEANEAFAAQACAVNKDMGWNPEIVNVNGGAIAIGHPIGASGARILNTLLFEMKRRDAKKGLATLCIGGGMGVAMCLERD from the coding sequence ATGACCAACGTAGTTATCGCATCCGCCGCGCGCACCGCCGTCGGCAGCTTTGGCGGCAGTTTCGCCAACACTCCTGCACACGACCTGGGCGCGGCTGTTCTTGATGCCGTGGTCGAGCGTGCGGGCATCGACAAGGCCGACGTGTCCGAAACGATCCTGGGCCAGGTCCTGACCGCCGCACAGGGCCAGAACCCGGCACGGCAGGCGCATATCAATGCCGGTCTGCCCAAGGAAAGCGCCGCCTGGAGCATCAATCAGGTTTGCGGATCCGGCCTGCGCGCCGTGGCGCTTGGCGCCCAGCACATCCAGTTGGGCGATGCCGATATCGTGGCCGCCGGCGGACAGGAAAACATGACGCTCAGCCCCCATGCCGCGCCGCTGCGCGCCGGGCACAAGATGGGCGACATGAAATACATCGACACGATGATCCGTGACGGGCTCTGGGATGCCTTCAACGGATACCACATGGGCCAGACAGCCGAAAACGTGGCCGAGCAGTGGCAAATCAGCCGCGACGCACAGGACAGCTTTGCCGTCTCCAGCCAGAACAAGGCCGAAGCGGCGCAGAAGGCCGGCAAGTTCCAGGACGAGATCGTTCCTTTCACCATCAAGACCCGCAAAGGCGATATCGTGATGGAAAGCGACGAATACATCCGTCACGGGGCGAATATGGAGGCGATGGCCAAGCTGCGCCCGGCCTTCACCAAGGAAGGTTCGGTCACGGCTGCAAATGCATCGGGCCTGAACGACGGTGCCGCGGCAACGCTGCTGATGACCGCTGACAATGCCGAAAAACGCGGGATCGAACCGCTGGCGCGGATCGCATCCTATGCCACCGTTGGTCTCGACCCCTCGATCATGGGTGTGGGCCCGATCTATGCGTCGCGAAAGGCGCTGGAGAAAGCCGGCTGGAAACCCGAAGATCTGGACCTCGTCGAGGCCAACGAGGCTTTCGCGGCCCAGGCCTGCGCGGTGAACAAGGATATGGGCTGGAACCCCGAGATTGTGAACGTTAACGGCGGCGCCATCGCCATCGGTCACCCGATCGGCGCATCGGGCGCGCGTATTCTCAACACCCTCCTGTTCGAGATGAAGCGTCGTGACGCGAAAAAAGGGCTCGCCACGCTGTGCATCGGCGGCGGCATGGGCGTCGCCATGTGTTTGGAACGCGACTGA
- a CDS encoding EAL domain-containing protein yields MPTPRQTALADLSPGLDSPLNAALAGRDGSVLDMVSRSLTSGDTLLAFQPIMAARPPHGVAFYEGLIRVLDETGRVIPARDFMPAIEDSELGREIDVAALQLGLRTLVKNPTIRLSINMSARSIGYKTWKGTLDRFLRKHPTVGERLVLEITESSAMTVPEIVIDFMNDLQTRGIGFALDDFGSGMTAFRYFKDFYFDAVKIDGQFVRGVHSDPDNQVLTRALVAIAQQFDMFTVAESVEQGADAEFLVSIGVDCLQGYLYGAPTVRPPWLPESKVRATA; encoded by the coding sequence ATGCCCACCCCCCGTCAAACGGCACTTGCCGATCTCTCACCAGGTTTGGATAGCCCGCTGAATGCGGCCTTGGCGGGTCGGGATGGCTCCGTGCTGGACATGGTTTCGCGCTCGCTGACATCCGGCGATACGCTGCTGGCTTTCCAGCCCATCATGGCCGCCCGCCCGCCACATGGCGTTGCCTTCTACGAGGGGCTGATCCGCGTTCTGGATGAGACCGGACGGGTGATCCCGGCGCGGGACTTTATGCCCGCGATCGAGGATAGCGAGCTGGGGCGGGAAATCGATGTGGCCGCCCTTCAACTTGGTCTGCGCACCCTGGTGAAGAACCCGACAATTCGCCTGTCGATCAACATGTCGGCCCGATCAATCGGATACAAGACGTGGAAGGGAACGCTCGACCGGTTTCTGAGGAAGCATCCCACGGTGGGGGAACGGTTGGTGCTTGAGATCACGGAAAGCTCTGCCATGACCGTGCCGGAGATCGTGATCGACTTCATGAATGATCTGCAGACCCGCGGCATCGGCTTTGCGCTTGACGATTTCGGGTCCGGCATGACGGCATTCCGCTATTTCAAGGATTTCTACTTTGACGCGGTCAAGATCGACGGGCAGTTCGTGCGGGGGGTCCACTCCGATCCCGACAATCAGGTTCTGACACGCGCCCTCGTCGCCATCGCGCAGCAATTCGACATGTTCACTGTGGCCGAATCGGTGGAACAGGGTGCCGATGCGGAGTTCCTGGTCTCCATCGGTGTCGATTGTTTGCAGGGGTATCTCTATGGCGCTCCGACCGTGCGCCCCCCCTGGCTGCCTGAAAGCAAAGTCAGGGCAACCGCATAG
- a CDS encoding DNA-3-methyladenine glycosylase I, which yields MTKRCGWAGPEQIYIDYHDTEWGVPEYDSRALWEKLILDGFQAGLSWITILKKRDNFRGAFEGFDPNIIAEWGEKEVERLVQDKGIIRHRGKIEATISNARAWQKIEQHKGFDRFLWDYVDGRPVQNQWKTSAEVPGYTDLSERISKDLKKAGFRFCGPTIVYAVMQAMGMVNDHVVTCPRHADCAALARRNV from the coding sequence ATGACGAAACGCTGCGGCTGGGCGGGGCCCGAGCAAATCTACATCGACTACCACGACACCGAATGGGGTGTGCCGGAATATGACAGCCGCGCTTTGTGGGAGAAGCTGATCCTCGACGGATTTCAGGCCGGGCTGAGCTGGATCACCATCTTGAAAAAGCGAGACAATTTCCGGGGCGCGTTTGAAGGCTTCGATCCGAATATCATCGCGGAATGGGGCGAAAAGGAGGTCGAACGTCTGGTGCAGGATAAGGGCATCATCCGGCACCGCGGGAAGATTGAGGCCACGATCTCAAACGCCCGCGCCTGGCAGAAGATCGAGCAGCACAAAGGCTTTGACCGCTTTCTGTGGGATTACGTTGATGGCAGGCCGGTGCAGAATCAATGGAAGACCTCAGCCGAAGTGCCGGGCTATACAGACCTTTCTGAACGCATCTCGAAGGACCTTAAGAAAGCGGGATTTCGGTTTTGCGGTCCCACTATCGTCTATGCTGTCATGCAGGCGATGGGGATGGTGAACGACCATGTGGTGACCTGTCCAAGGCACGCAGATTGCGCGGCCTTAGCCCGGCGCAATGTCTGA
- a CDS encoding GNAT family N-acetyltransferase, which produces MSDHVTIRSYSAADRKAVLTLAIAAWQPVFDAMKGSVLPYVYEAFYPHGWEQRQRADIAAFLDAAHDATWIAECRGTAAGFVGITLHPEDRMGEITVIAVDPAFQRMGIADRLMTWAEERIREAGMVMVMVETGGDPGHAAARAAYEAHGFQRWPVARYFKPL; this is translated from the coding sequence ATGTCTGACCACGTCACCATTCGCTCGTATAGCGCCGCCGACAGGAAGGCGGTCCTCACCCTCGCAATCGCGGCCTGGCAACCGGTCTTTGACGCCATGAAAGGGTCCGTCTTGCCCTACGTATACGAGGCATTCTATCCCCATGGGTGGGAGCAGCGTCAAAGGGCCGATATCGCCGCATTTCTGGACGCCGCGCATGACGCCACCTGGATTGCGGAATGTCGGGGCACTGCCGCGGGCTTTGTCGGGATCACCCTCCACCCCGAGGATCGGATGGGAGAGATCACAGTTATCGCCGTCGACCCTGCCTTTCAGCGCATGGGGATCGCAGACCGTCTGATGACCTGGGCCGAAGAGCGGATTCGGGAGGCCGGAATGGTCATGGTAATGGTCGAAACGGGTGGCGACCCCGGCCACGCCGCAGCGCGGGCCGCTTACGAGGCCCACGGTTTCCAAAGATGGCCCGTCGCCCGCTATTTCAAGCCGCTCTAG
- a CDS encoding sterol desaturase family protein, with protein MTDILSYPDVVQWAVPFFIAAIAIELAWIVIKRRGGRYETRDAVTSLIMGAGNVTSVILLGFITWGFFMWLWSLTPLDLGASLWVVALCFVLDDLRYYWVHRFGHRIRWVWASHVNHHSSQHYNLTTALRQTWTGTFTFMMVMRAPLILLGFHPAMVLFCGGLNLIYQFWIHTEAIGRMPRWFEAIMNTPSHHRVHHGRNARYLDANYAGVFIIWDKLFGTFVPEREDEKPDYGLVQNIGTFNPIRVAFHEWIGLFRDVFQPGLTLRQRFGYAFGPPGYSHDGSRDTSETIKQHYLKRHPEARGTAGFEDKALFPHDMATDTGQREPG; from the coding sequence ATGACCGATATCCTCAGCTATCCCGACGTCGTTCAATGGGCGGTGCCCTTCTTCATCGCCGCCATCGCGATTGAACTGGCCTGGATCGTGATTAAGCGCCGGGGCGGACGGTACGAGACACGCGATGCCGTCACCTCCCTGATCATGGGCGCTGGCAATGTCACGTCGGTGATCCTTCTGGGCTTCATCACCTGGGGCTTTTTCATGTGGCTCTGGTCGCTCACACCGCTGGATCTGGGCGCCTCTCTCTGGGTGGTGGCGCTGTGCTTCGTTCTGGATGACCTGCGCTATTACTGGGTGCATCGGTTCGGCCACCGCATCCGCTGGGTCTGGGCCAGCCATGTGAACCACCATTCCTCCCAGCACTACAACCTGACCACCGCCTTGCGGCAGACCTGGACCGGGACGTTCACCTTCATGATGGTGATGCGCGCGCCTCTGATCCTTCTGGGCTTTCATCCCGCGATGGTGCTCTTCTGCGGCGGGCTCAACCTGATCTACCAATTCTGGATCCATACCGAAGCCATCGGTCGGATGCCCCGCTGGTTCGAAGCGATCATGAACACGCCTAGCCACCACCGTGTCCATCACGGGCGAAACGCCCGGTATCTGGATGCGAATTATGCCGGCGTCTTCATCATCTGGGACAAGCTTTTTGGCACCTTCGTGCCCGAGCGCGAGGACGAAAAACCCGATTACGGCCTTGTCCAGAACATCGGTACCTTTAACCCGATCCGCGTGGCATTCCACGAATGGATTGGCCTCTTCCGCGACGTCTTCCAACCCGGGCTCACGCTGCGGCAAAGGTTCGGCTATGCCTTTGGCCCGCCAGGCTATTCCCATGATGGCAGCCGCGACACGTCCGAAACGATCAAGCAACACTACCTGAAACGGCACCCGGAGGCGCGCGGCACGGCAGGATTTGAAGACAAGGCCCTCTTCCCGCACGACATGGCCACCGACACAGGGCAAAGAGAGCCCGGCTAG
- a CDS encoding TlpA disulfide reductase family protein: MKKFFAALVYTALTFGANAALADMSAIADLREGDMKKLVIHPAPVETSDAAYVLADGAGEASLADHRGKYVLLNFWATWCAPCRKEMPMLSELQTEFGGDTFEVLTLATGRNSPAGIVKFFEETGIDNLPRHQDPKQAIAREMGVFGLPITVILNPDGEEIARLRGDADWASDSAKAIIAALTTQSTH, translated from the coding sequence ATGAAGAAGTTCTTTGCCGCGCTCGTCTATACGGCCCTGACGTTTGGTGCAAATGCCGCCCTCGCCGATATGTCCGCCATCGCGGATTTGCGTGAGGGTGACATGAAAAAACTCGTCATCCATCCCGCGCCGGTGGAAACCTCGGACGCCGCCTATGTCCTGGCCGATGGCGCCGGAGAGGCTAGCCTCGCCGATCATCGCGGCAAATACGTTCTCCTGAACTTCTGGGCCACATGGTGCGCGCCCTGCCGCAAGGAAATGCCGATGCTCTCCGAGCTGCAGACCGAATTCGGCGGTGACACCTTCGAAGTGCTGACCCTCGCCACCGGTCGCAACTCTCCCGCCGGTATCGTGAAATTCTTCGAGGAGACCGGCATCGACAACCTGCCCCGTCATCAGGACCCCAAACAGGCCATCGCGCGCGAGATGGGCGTGTTCGGTCTTCCGATCACCGTCATCCTGAACCCCGACGGCGAGGAAATAGCACGTCTGCGGGGTGATGCGGACTGGGCCTCCGACAGCGCCAAGGCGATCATCGCGGCGCTCACAACGCAATCAACACATTAA
- the argH gene encoding argininosuccinate lyase yields MTEKTQNQMWGGRFAAGPDAIMEAINASIGFDKRMAAQDIAGSRAHAAMLAAQGIISDSDAAAIREGLLTVLSEIEGGTFAFSTALEDIHMNVEARLKELIGEPAGRLHTARSRNDQVATDFKLWVRDQLDAAEGGLVALLRALLGQAEAGADWVMPGFTHLQTAQPVTWGHHMMAYVEMFARDLSRVRDARARMNESPLGAAALAGTGFPIDRDLTAEALGFDRPSANSLDAVSDRDFALEFLGVASICAMHLSRFAEELVIWSSAQFRFVTLSDRFSTGSSIMPQKKNPDAAELIRAKVGRIMGANVGLMTVMKGLPLTYSKDMQEDKEQVFDAADNWMLALAAMEGMVRDMTANRDALAAAAGSGFSTATDLADWLVRELGLPFRDAHHITGALVAKAEAKGCDLPDLSLADMQEVNPDITDGVFGVLGVENSVNSRMSYGGTAPAQVRMQIDRWKERLT; encoded by the coding sequence ATGACCGAAAAGACCCAGAACCAGATGTGGGGCGGCCGCTTTGCCGCCGGACCGGATGCGATCATGGAGGCAATTAACGCCTCGATCGGGTTCGACAAGCGCATGGCGGCACAGGATATCGCCGGTTCCAGGGCCCATGCCGCGATGCTGGCCGCGCAGGGCATCATCAGTGATAGCGACGCGGCGGCGATCCGGGAAGGCTTGCTCACGGTGTTGTCAGAGATAGAAGGCGGGACATTCGCGTTTTCGACCGCGCTGGAAGACATTCACATGAATGTCGAGGCAAGGTTGAAGGAGTTGATCGGGGAGCCTGCAGGGCGGCTGCACACCGCACGCAGCCGGAACGATCAGGTCGCCACGGATTTCAAGCTGTGGGTGCGGGATCAACTGGATGCGGCAGAGGGGGGCCTCGTCGCGCTCTTGCGTGCGCTCCTCGGCCAGGCTGAGGCGGGGGCTGACTGGGTCATGCCGGGCTTTACCCATCTGCAGACCGCCCAGCCGGTGACGTGGGGCCATCACATGATGGCCTATGTCGAGATGTTCGCCCGGGACCTCAGCCGGGTGCGGGACGCCCGCGCGCGGATGAACGAATCGCCCCTTGGGGCAGCGGCCCTGGCCGGGACGGGCTTTCCGATTGACCGGGATCTAACGGCGGAGGCACTGGGCTTTGACCGTCCATCCGCTAATTCGCTTGATGCTGTGAGCGACCGGGACTTCGCCCTGGAATTCCTGGGTGTGGCCAGCATCTGTGCCATGCATCTGTCCCGCTTCGCCGAGGAGCTTGTGATCTGGTCCTCTGCTCAGTTCCGCTTTGTCACCCTGTCTGATCGCTTCTCCACCGGGTCTTCGATCATGCCGCAGAAGAAAAACCCAGACGCCGCCGAGCTGATCCGGGCCAAGGTGGGTCGGATCATGGGGGCAAATGTGGGTCTGATGACGGTGATGAAGGGCCTGCCCCTGACCTATTCAAAGGACATGCAGGAAGACAAGGAACAAGTCTTTGACGCCGCCGACAATTGGATGCTGGCTCTTGCCGCGATGGAGGGCATGGTCCGCGATATGACCGCCAATCGCGACGCTCTGGCCGCGGCGGCCGGCAGCGGCTTTTCCACGGCGACCGATCTTGCCGACTGGCTGGTCCGGGAACTCGGTCTGCCCTTCCGGGACGCGCACCATATCACCGGCGCGCTGGTTGCAAAGGCCGAGGCAAAGGGATGTGACCTGCCTGATCTGAGCCTTGCCGACATGCAAGAGGTCAACCCCGACATTACCGACGGCGTCTTTGGTGTCCTTGGCGTTGAAAACTCGGTAAACTCGCGCATGTCGTATGGTGGAACCGCGCCTGCGCAAGTGCGTATGCAGATCGACCGCTGGAAAGAGAGGCTGACATGA
- a CDS encoding DUF2834 domain-containing protein: protein MSPLRMIYLALAIWGAIHPMYYFISWFNANGYDIMAMVDAWHVNAATSGLVWDLTIAAVTLTVFIVAEVAVRRNWIGLLAIPATFCIGVSCGLPLYLFLRSRPVD, encoded by the coding sequence ATGTCGCCTTTGCGAATGATCTATCTCGCCCTCGCAATCTGGGGGGCGATCCATCCGATGTATTATTTCATCTCCTGGTTCAATGCGAACGGCTACGACATCATGGCCATGGTCGATGCCTGGCACGTCAATGCCGCGACCAGCGGGCTGGTTTGGGATTTGACCATCGCGGCAGTGACACTGACCGTCTTTATCGTGGCCGAAGTCGCGGTAAGGCGGAACTGGATCGGCCTTTTGGCGATCCCCGCCACATTTTGCATCGGTGTGAGTTGTGGTCTGCCGCTCTATCTCTTCCTGCGGAGCAGACCCGTCGACTGA
- a CDS encoding sugar-transfer associated ATP-grasp domain-containing protein, translating to MTLAETDSKALLSAPKSAQAPQNSQMVRVARDYGVSPFRQLRDAFSLRYGPQKLALAEYYSSGLYDPSLTPERKKEYLGVTGSYQINLRLSPLDLTKMRALLWDKVMYTALLQQLDLPTTRTQAVASPNRYFGAIPALRNPDAIRRFLLEKASYPIFGKPCEGYGSVGSVLISGADEDGVHLANGKHIPLERFCVEIFADYPDGYIFQDVIRQHPEIEAVTGHAVGTLRMVTIRGADDTPRVLYTVWKIPSPSAMSDNFWQKGSMVAAIDGASGEVGRCRIGTGLDGAWIERHPVSGIEFEGLRIPHWAAIKDAALKGHALFPEFGIVGWDIAIGQDGPILVECNDNPYHVLWQFAHGRGFCNAEMMCHVEEAGSRSQEMLAARIATHQTREKARLSKH from the coding sequence ATGACGCTGGCAGAGACAGACAGCAAAGCGCTACTTTCGGCGCCCAAATCCGCGCAAGCGCCGCAGAACTCGCAAATGGTGCGCGTGGCGCGCGACTACGGTGTCAGCCCGTTTCGGCAATTGCGTGACGCGTTTTCTCTGCGTTACGGCCCGCAAAAACTTGCGCTTGCGGAGTATTACAGCAGCGGTCTTTATGATCCGTCCCTGACGCCTGAGCGCAAGAAAGAGTATCTTGGCGTCACCGGAAGCTATCAGATCAATCTTCGTCTGTCGCCTTTGGACCTGACCAAGATGCGCGCCCTTCTCTGGGACAAGGTCATGTATACCGCGCTCTTGCAGCAGCTTGATCTTCCAACGACCAGGACGCAGGCCGTTGCCTCCCCCAACCGCTATTTCGGAGCGATCCCGGCCTTGCGCAACCCGGACGCGATACGCAGGTTCCTGCTGGAAAAGGCAAGCTATCCGATCTTCGGAAAACCGTGCGAGGGATATGGCAGCGTGGGGTCGGTTCTCATATCCGGCGCGGATGAAGACGGTGTGCATCTTGCCAACGGCAAACACATTCCGCTTGAACGCTTCTGCGTCGAGATTTTCGCGGACTACCCCGATGGCTATATTTTTCAGGACGTTATCCGACAGCATCCCGAGATCGAGGCGGTGACAGGACATGCGGTGGGCACCCTTCGCATGGTGACGATCCGGGGTGCGGATGACACGCCGCGCGTGCTTTACACCGTTTGGAAGATCCCGTCGCCGTCCGCGATGTCCGACAACTTCTGGCAAAAAGGCAGCATGGTTGCGGCGATTGATGGAGCGAGCGGAGAGGTCGGGCGCTGCCGGATCGGCACGGGCCTTGACGGGGCATGGATCGAACGGCACCCTGTGAGTGGGATTGAATTCGAGGGCCTTCGGATCCCGCATTGGGCGGCCATCAAGGATGCCGCGTTGAAAGGGCACGCTCTATTTCCTGAGTTTGGGATCGTCGGCTGGGATATCGCGATCGGTCAGGATGGCCCCATCCTGGTTGAGTGCAACGATAACCCCTATCATGTCCTCTGGCAGTTCGCCCATGGGCGCGGGTTCTGTAACGCCGAGATGATGTGTCATGTGGAAGAGGCCGGGTCCCGCTCTCAAGAGATGCTTGCGGCCAGGATCGCCACCCATCAAACGCGAGAGAAGGCGCGGCTTTCAAAGCATTGA